From Diospyros lotus cultivar Yz01 chromosome 4, ASM1463336v1, whole genome shotgun sequence, a single genomic window includes:
- the LOC127799717 gene encoding uncharacterized protein LOC127799717, with the protein MSGGGSFSPLTMILEDSKLDGGNYVDWKRKLNIVLTAERYKYVLTDPCPVIGRDSTDEERQAEAEWKNADEMARCYMLASMSDVLQSKHEHMPTAYDIDLSLRTMFADKSRPARQEALKVIMTTRMAEGASVREHMLKMIAYFEEAEVLGATIDAESQVDMVLETLPDSYS; encoded by the coding sequence ATGTCAGGTGGAGGTTCTTTCAGTCCCCTTACTATGATCCTCGAGGATTCTAAGCTAGATGGGGGTAATTATGTTGactggaagaggaagttgaacATAGTACTCACAGCTGAAAGGTACAAGTATGTTCTGACTGACCCCTGTCCTGTAATTGGGAGAGACTCCACTGACGAGGAGCGCCAGGCAGAGGCAGAATGGAAGAATGCTGACGAGATGGCACGATGCTACATGTTGGCTTCCATGTCCGATGTGCTTCAATCGAAGCATGAGCATATGCCCACTGCTTATGATATTGATCTGTCGTTGCGCACCATGTTCGCTGATAAGAGCCGGCCCGCGAGGCAGGAAGCTCTTAAGGTGATTATGACTACCAGGATGGCTGAGGGGGCATCAGTTCGAGAGCACATGCTCAAGATGATTGCTTACTTCGAGGAAGCTGAGGTTCTGGGAGCGACGATAGATGCTGAGAGTCAGGTAGACATGGTCTTAGAGACTTTGCCAGATTCATACTCGTAG